The Vigna angularis cultivar LongXiaoDou No.4 chromosome 9, ASM1680809v1, whole genome shotgun sequence DNA window tgtatgaatttattttatacaaatatatgcaGTTGAATATTGAACTGGTTTGTTGTTGTGAAGTTATTCTaagatgttaatttttattgaataattataACTGAGACTgtggaattgtgcttaaataatttatgctttgGTGTTGAACTGGTACATGTGACAATTATGTTTGTAAGTGTCTCTGTTGAAATTAAtctgttttggttgaaattgttcTGGTTGGAGGGTTTGGAGTAAGGGCTCTGTGATAGCATGTATATGGGCAGGTATTGTTTAAGGTTACTGTGTGAGGGGGAGGgtgatatatataattgggtATTTGATGTCTAGAACACTGTATGACAGTTTTAATAACttagataattaaatcataacttGTTAAAAGCCTTTCTTTAttggtaggatagaggggacttaaaaacctgagttggcacatccctgatcatagagcagccctggcctggtctagtatgttgtgactagtcatatgtgctagcgccgaaggtgagtctgatgcgttcagacatctgaaccctctccggtgaccaattggggaaAAGTAAGATCTCTACTAtgatgaaaattagataagtagtttaccaaataagaaccatgatatatatatatatatatatatatatggggtttgctaacgcgcgtacgcctgtttttcagttggtacgttttagcaatgtgtatcgggttttagtagacaaaaatatccttatatatcatggattctaagttttaaggttaagggtattttaataattttcattctcaaaactaaaaaaaaaaaaagaaacccccaaacccttactcacctttCTCAACCcattctctttcatctttctcactccaaccttttctctgtcatccctactgtaattccaattgaaaaaatcagaaacatttgcctttaaacaatttgcctttgtaaagagttgagtcattgacatattcaccttcaggcaaaggttcattcaagatctcttcaatttcaccatcttcactaacctctctaatttcatcatctgctgaatcatcatttctaaaaaaatcttccaggccaattaccaattcttttggatgtcattatgcttgtgaaaattagataaaattatatacgacaaaaattataaaatgaaaactcattataaagtcatttttttgtaagaaattgtttaacaatgagtgtttctgattttttcaaggtcaattaccaattcctttgatgtcattatgcttgtgaaaattagataaaattagataagacaaaaatcataaaataaaaactcattataaaatcattttttgtaagaaattgtttaacaacgagtatttctgattttttccaggtcaattaccaatttctttatgcttgtgaaaattggataaaattagataagacaaaaattataagatgaaaactcattataaaatcatttttttgtaagattgtttaacggcaagtgtttttgattttttcaattggggttACAGTAGGGACAATAGAGAAAAGatattggagtgagaaagatgaaagagaaaaggttgagagaaatttttgattttttcaattggggctacagtagggatgacagagaaaagattggagtgagaaagatggaagagaaagggttgagaggaatgagagaggtgagtaagggtttgggggtttcttttttttagttttgagaatcaaaattattaaaatacccttaaccttaaaacttagaatccatgatatataaggatatttttgtctactaaaactcggtacacattgctaaaacgtaccaactgaaaaacagtcgtacgcgcgttagcaaacccctatatatatatatatatatatatatatatatatatatatatatatatatatatatatatatatatatatatatatatatatatatgaacgtaAACTGGTGCATGGAGGGGATCtcactcatttttcttcttctgtttggattgattgatgttgtttgactgcCAGGATGTATGCATGGTGTTGTTGAGTAGTTGTAAAACATATGAATAATTGAGTATGAAGTGGACATCTCAGGGTGAGATGATTGAAAGTGATGTGTGGGGTGTTGATattgttctgtataactgtatggagctttgaactggtatgtctatccctacactcgaaGCATTGTTCATACTTAGATAGAGGAGAGCagtgtaagtggtgagagtagagggaggtcctcgtctatagtcttagagtttagacatagacagattgggggatttaccttgcatagtgttggggagtgccagctgaactacgTAAGTGCAAAGACGAACAGTAtgatatctagctcacccttgcttctgtgttgtgtgctgtttgtgtatgtttttctttGCGATTGAACTGTCTGAGTTTAAAactctatattatattttggatgactgtaatttcgtaTTTAATTGTAAGTCATACTCTAATTGTTCTCTTTATTTGGATGTTGACgcctatattatataattgtggttattatatatttgggatgtcacatgAAGCATGTATATTAAAGTTTACAAAATACaagtaataaatattcaaaaattgtgtctaattatatattaattggtCTGTAAAAgctttttgttaaaatttgaagAGACATttcaaagtaatattttttttatcaacaaatgtTAGTAGTTGGTATTTTTGTTAGCGTGGAGAGTTGAATCCATGACCTCTCCACTCTTTTTTCTAAACCCCTCAAACCAACCTTATAACTCTCAAATAttagcaaaaaaaaattgaactaacAATCTACCTTCTTTCTAACTTTTATCACTAAGTTAACCTTATAACTCTTATTTCAAAGtaatataatgaattttatgTGATTGTTGGGATGCTAAAAATATGTCTTTTGTTTCAAAGTAATATGATGAATTTATGTGATTGTTGGAGGCTAAAAATATGTTTCATCATTGTAGAAGAATggaattaaaacataattttacaaGAATACTCACATTGTAGTATATACATTTAATGTTACCTTAAATAAAAGAGTGCATAAGTTTGTCTCAAAATATACATTGAGTCATGCAACTAAAGAATATGATTTTGTTAGCAATCATAATTATGGTTGTATACTTCGATCTACGTTAcgaattatataatctaaaatataatttacaattCAAATTGTCTTTTGTTTGAAGTTGTAAAGAGATTAAAGTTAAGGTCAacttaaaatagataaataagtgcaaattttattggtttaaaccctcccttggtcctcaaGTTTGTATGGAAATCTCATTTGGATCCTCAAGttttcatctgtctcaattggatcatattttttgtaaaagtgaGCACATTGTACCATAACCATTAAGTGGTGTGAGACGGCGTTAAATTGATGTTGACGTGGTGCACAGAGAATGTGGTGATGTGTGTTGATGACTTACGTGGactgttttgtttaaaaaaatagtgcTGATGTGGCATAAGTACCCTTTATTCATATTAGGTATATCAgaattagggtttagggttttgaattGGGGATTTAATTTCGTTGTTGCAAGACGAAGCAGAGGACGAACAAGAACTCCAATCTTGAACAAGACGAAGAGAATCCAGCTAATAGTTGACGCGACTAAGGTAAGATATTTCGTTTCgtctttggttttctgtttgagCGCATAAGTGTGATTTTGGTTTAACGAACATGTGCGTCTTCGACAATTGGGTTTTTGTCTTGGTCTGtatgaatttttataatgatttgtgGTCCCCATTTTGCATGTTCAATTGTTACATTGTAGTTTACACATTGTGGTCTCGAATTTTGtttgttgaattgtttatcAGTTGTAGTGATCCCCTGTCTATGAGTGTTTCGTTAGTGGGGATGTTACTTTGTTCCCTGTCCCCCTGTCTTTGTCGGTGTGAGTGTTTAGTTAGTGAGTGAGTGTTTCCGTAGTGGTAGCACTGTAATATTCGAAACAGTTGTTAACCCCCATAATGTACAGGTTATAAAAGCAAGTTGTTGATATGGATGAGGAACGTATTAAGGTGGTGGTCCACCATTCTGGAAATTTTGTGAGTGATGATAATGGGAAGTTAAAATTTGAAGGAGAGAGAGCAGAATGGTCTTGTGATCCAGACTTGTTGAGCTATTTTGGCATAGTAGCGTCAGTCAAAGAATTAGGTCATATGGACATCAAAGAATTATGGTACGGTTTAGGAGGTCAGTCTGTGCACCCAGATAGGTTAGAATTATTAACTGATGATAGGGGTGTCATGCACATGTTGAACATTGCTaggttaaatgatgaagttcatCTGTATGTGGTTCATAATATGATGGAACCagaaataatagaaatgatTGATTGGGTTGGTGGTCAAGTTGATGATGAAGGTGATGTTGCAAGACAAGTGGAGGAGGTTGAGGTTGAGGTTGTTCGTGATGGTCAACTTGGAACAGAAATGGTGGAGGGTGAGGGGGATACCCATGAGGGTGATGTTGAGGTCCATACTGAAGTTGGAACAGAAATGGTGGAGGGTGAGGGGGATGCCCAGGATGGTGATGGTCTGGATCATACTGCAGTAGGAAGAAAAATGGTTGAGGGTGAGGATGATGCCCATGAGGGTGAAGGTGATGGGtatgagggtgatggtgaggatCATAGTGATGTTGGTACAAAAAGGGTTGAGGGTGAGGgtgagggtgatggtgaggatCATAGTGATGGTGGTACAAAAATGGTTGAGGGTGAGGGTGAGGGTGATGGTCAGGATCATAGTGATGCCCATGAGGATGTTGAGATCCATCATGTAGAGGAAGCTGAGGTACATGATGTAGATGATTTTGAGCTAGAGGATTATGGAGAGGATGATGATGTAGAAGACAGTGAGGGTGATGCACATCAGGCAGAGACTGAGGACGAAGATGTAGATAGAAGTGAAGGAAGTCTAATTGATGTCAGCGTGCATTGTGACATTGGGACTTCTAAAGGAAATGTGGGAGAACAAGCTTCCAGTGCCTTACTTGAGTCTGAACGGTCAACAGATAATGAATTTATTCATGATATGTGTGGGTTGTCTGACAATGAGTGGTTATCAGAGGAGTTGTTTAGTGGATCAGATAGTGAGGACAATCATGTGAGGACTAAGATAAGGTTTCCCACTTTTAGTATGCCTAAAACTTTGGTGGGTTATAAATGGGAAGTAGGAACCTATTTTActgagaaaaatgaattcacaGATGCCATAAGGACTTATGCACTAAGTAATGGgagaagtttaaaatttattaagaatgacAAGAAAAGGATTTCTGTCAAGTGCTTGGGTGGAAGAGGAAATTGTAAATGGTATGCGTATTGTTCCTTTAGGACTGATGTAAGTGCATGGCAACTGAGAAAAGTGTTTGATGTTCACAACTGTAATAGAGATTTCAATGTAAAGTTGATGAATTCAAAGTGGTTGAGTCAAAGGATGGAGAAAACTGTGAGAGAAAATCCTACAATGAAGGTCATGGACATTAGGGACAAAGTTACTAGGAAATGGAATGTAGGAATTTCAAGAAATATGGCGTTTAGGGCAAGAGCAATGGCAAGAGATAAGGTTGAAGGATCATTCAAGGATCAATATAGAAGACTTCACGATTATGGTCATGAGCTGCTGAAAACAAATCCAGGAACAATAGTACAAATTAAAGTTGATAACAGTAATGGTGAGGTCATATTCCAAAGATTTTATGCATGCTTGAAGGCATGCAAGGATAGCTTCATTTGTTGTAGACCTATTATTGGCTTGGATGGATGCTTTCTGAAAAGCAAGTATGGAGGGGAGTTACTAACAGCAGTGGGAATAGATGGAAACGACCAAATGATGCCCATAGCATATGCTATTGTTGAggtagaaaacaaagactccTGGACTTGGTTCTTGGAGCACCTTATTGAGGACCTTGGTGGGGCAGCTGTATGTGCAGGATGCACATTTatttcagaccaacaaaaggtcaGTGAATGTTCAATATGTTGTACATATAACTGAATATCTTCATTAAACAAATGTTAATTACAATATGTTGAATATGTCAGGGTCTTTTGCCAGCAATCCAAGATCTTCTACCTGGTgtagaacaaagattttgtgttagacatttatattcaaacttcaGAAAAAAATTTCCTGGAAAAAACCTTAAACGTCTCATGTGGCGGGCAGCAACAGCAACACACCCACAACAATGGGAGACTGAAATGAGGAATATTAGAGACATAAATTTAGACGCATTTAAATATCTGCTTGCCATCCCACCTAGGTATGCATTAAGTCTTCTAATTATTAActcttataaatatttcaatatttgcTTGCCATGACACATACTTGACTAGTTATATTCACTTATCCCAGGTTTTGGTCAAGATCTAGATTCACCTCTAGATCACAATGTGACACTCTTGTGAACAACATGTGTGAGGTCTTTAATAGTGTGCTAGTTGATAGTAGGTCTAAGCCTATTATTAGCATGCTAAAAGACATAAGGGTTTACATAATGAAGAGATGGGCTGCCAACAGGACAAAGATCACATCATATCAAGGTTCAATCTGCCCCAAGGTTTTTAACAGATTTCAGAAGGAGTCCTGGTTAACTAGATATTTGTTACTAAGGTAACTTTTATGATGTGTGTTTCCATTCATGTTAACTTTCTTTCCATTTATAGTGATCCATCtaattgtgttttgaattgTGTATTACATATAGGTGGtcaagagaaaaattatttgaagtgaaACATCTTTCAGAATTTGGTCAGCAATTTGTTGTGAATGTTGACAACATGGACTGCACATGTAGAAAATGGGCAATTACTGGCATTCCGTGTACTCATGCCATCACTgcaatgaaatttttgaatataaatgcagAAGAATACATTGGCCACTGGTTTAGGAAGTCTACTTATGAAGAGACTTACAACACAATAATTAACCCTATCAATGGACAACATGTCTGGGATGTTACACCCTATGCAGATATATTACCACCAAAGAAGAGGACAATGCCAAGAAGGCCCAAGAAGAAACGAAGACTAGAGGAttgggagttgaagaagaataaCAGTGAATTAAGAAAGGGTGGGCAGAGGAAAACATGTGCCATCTACAAAGAACTTGGACACAACAGAAAAGGCTGTCCACAAAGACCTCCAACAGTAGAGGTTCCTACAGCCCAATCTGTACAAGTCACCCAACCTCCAGCAACACATGTTCCTATTAGTCACCAAACAACTATGCCTTTATCTGATGAATGATGTGATCAATGATCTAATGTactgaacttatttatattttgtagcaAATGTTTGCTCTATCATTTTGAACACAGTCTGTGCAAATGTATTGTTATGATGTATTTTGGATATGTAAGACAATGTTGTTATCATTTTGAACAGCTTCTGTTATCATCTAAGACAATGTTTGTGGTTATCAGAAAGTGATTACTGCCCAATTTTGTTATCACTCATCAACTTTATTGGTCATTACTTTATCATGTTTCTCATTATTCCACTTAGTCATGATTTTGCTTTATCATTATTCCACTTAAAGTaacaatacaattaaattaaattaaataacacaCATTATCACTGTAATAACTCACCAACATTAATAAAACACACATTACATATAAGCCAAGTTTCAAGTCTGATCACAGATGACACAGCATCAACCAACTTTCACCAACATTGCTAATACAAttacattcaaaacaaatatgaCAAAGATCATCCCCACTAACAATTTAAACCACTTATCCAACTTAACTAAACTTTTCTCTATAAAATACAGTCTGATCTTTTGACAATATGTTTCTTCCATTTGCAACACACTGTCTTCCATGCTCATCACAcccacttcttcatttctttcactATCAGTCCTTTCTTCTACATTCAACCATTTTCCTTCATTTCCTTCGTCAATGCACCACTTGAAGAAGTTGCAACCAACCAATTCTCCACTCCCACCCTGTTCAACAACAACACACACTCCTTCGTCAAAACCCAAATAAATAGACATAGATTTATGGTTATATCAAACTGACCTTAAAGTTAGGGCAACCCCAGAATTTTTTCCCCTTGTTTTTAGCGGTTCTCGCAATACGAAACACTGCACTGTGACCACAGAGGCATCTTGGGTTTCCATCGAAGCTCCTAACACTGCCACTACTGCGTTGCATGGCCGAACCCAAACATTTGCAAGAGGAAGATGAACGAGACATCCTTACCACCACCTCAACAGTGCTTGCCCAAGACGTAACACAACAGCTCTGCTTCACCAAGACGAAACACGAAAGACGTTCCTCCTCTCCTTCCCCAACACGAAAATATACTTTGGATGAGAGGGGATGCCCTTAAATGTTAGGGCTTCGTAGCCTACGTGGATAAAACACAACAAACAGTCAATTTTAGTGCACAATGCCACGTCGATAAATGAAAAAATCCAGCTCACATCAATTTAACGCCGTCTCACACCACTTAACGGTTATGGTACAATGTGGtcacttttacaaaaaatatgatccaattgagacagatgaaaacttgaggacccaaatgagatttccatacaaacttgaggaccaagggagggtttaaaccaattttattttataaaccaaGTTTTTTTTGAGATAAATTAagcttaaagtttattttatagtatttttcaaattcaaattataaattatacaatttttttggaatgtaaattttcaataaatattgtgTAACCCATAATGTATATTTGTATTACTTATTGTACATTACAAAATGCAAATCTACATTCGGAATTATAGTATGAAAAATgtatgattaatatttttaatttttaaattgtataatcaGGAATATTTATGGATTTCACAGttcaaaactataattaaagtaaaaaaaaaattacactattcttttctatctattgaaattttagaaaatatggaCTGCAAAAGGAAAACATACGAGTGAAGGAATAAAATCCTGAAAGAAACAACAAGGAGGTGAGGAAAGAAAAGGGATTGGCTTAAGCCCGTGCCTTAAAATTAGtatcttgaaaccaacaattcaaataactaataatatataacaatatattatagAAATTGTTATATCATTTTCAAGAGAGGATTACAATTTCTTCATTCCTTTgacataataaaatttcaaatttgaaaataatctCACCCTTggataaagaataaaaataattctaaaaaaatataataattaaatatcagtTTATATTAACTTCGAATACCGACAAATTTGGTTTAGTATTGTGTTTCAAATTTCATCAATTGTTCTGATTTTTAATTGCAgaactatttaaaattaattatttataatattaatgtataaaagtagacaaaataaattaaatggtttttccaaatttttttttcgtatGGCCAGATGattattaatattgattattaatttttagtgCATCTTCATTTTCAATAAAATGGACTATTCAACTTaaatcaatttgtttttattcttatgttaatttattttaaagtgaaaatcaaattaaacttaattaagtaGTACGGATATCTTTTTTATCTAAAGttgaataaatttattcttGCTTGTGAATACTTAAAAGTGAGGTAATTTtatctttgaaaataaaattaggatttgaaacttaaaattaaaaaaaaaacaaatttttttattgtttaattatgaTAGAAgctaattatatattttcttttttaacaaatataaatatttgttgtgtaccatctcaaaaatacagtgtaaaaccatataatagaataatcacatctAATAATATTACAGCTTAGTCTTATAAGAAATAGGTTGTGCGCTAACGACCCAAAGACCTTATAGAAATAACGAGAAAGTTAAAAATGTACAAAGATGCAatcctgaccgaacggtttacaaaagacctataccgaacggttctactgttcggtcttaacttctatctctactaaattttcttctttcagcGCTTCTTCCaacagctcgtctccttctactcacatccacacgggTGATCATTACAACAGAAAGACAACtgaacgtacaaaacagacaagacaagaaacatagggtaagcttatgtaattcaattcaaatatcaacatagatttcacacaattcaaataaacGAGCTAGTTCATTCACTTCTAcatacaaagcctaatactCGACTCTGACtgttcggactgtatgaattctgtgtagttatgacgttcgtgcacccgggtgatgtagtaattgggataccctcaacagttgccacccgaggttagtcctatctgtccaaattaaccataagaactaggacctcctgccactcccacacatgacttacccttctttgcgtgagaacgagtaatcacggaatatcaggatgaaccgccagcttagcatgcccacattcatactttaccaattccaatatacattcatgagatattcctccccggaatactcgttcataaccATACTCATTTCTTCtacatcatattccatcatcttacATTTTCAAAATCTCAAATCCAATCAATTTGAACAAAAATCCCTTAGGATTCCAAATACCGAACGTACATCTTCAACCCcgaacgagaccgaacacttggagcgagACCAAAACAGATTAAGACCGAGAGAGTTACTACCgaggttgagaaagaaaccgagtacaatAATATTTCACAAGAACGAATAGAAACGAATGTTATTTACAAAGTGAcgcaatttaatgaactgactcttgagagttcAAACCGAACACCGAAAAGCCTAGgtcgagtactaagactctaggctgaAACCAATAGAGACAAACACTGCAAGACATTCAAAGGATAGTACttaaaagaatcatatgaagaaaccgagcGCTATcaatacttagcttatttatgagtttatcatcaagaaaaccgaatgtcagtcgaagaccgagcacAGTAGAAAGTGAACACTATTGAGTTTGggcgaacgctcttattatcaAAATAGATTACGGAAAGAAgaacgagcgcttggtgtaagacccaGCACTAAATAGTACGAGCACTTGGTGAAAGACCTAACACTaaatagtacgagcgcttggtgaaagacctaaCACTAAATAGTACgagcacttggtgtaagacctaGCACTaaatagtacgagcgcttggtgaaagacctagcACTAAATAGTATgagcacttggtgtaagaccgagcactacatAGTTCGAACggttggtgtaagaccgagcactacttaattaatagaataaaggcttgataaatatacgATATCAATTAACTAatgttcaagaacgaacgaaatatataaatacatatagatatacttaaatTTAGAACAGAATACCAAGGAACGAATGTCCTTGGTTGAACGCTGATATACAAATTTTACTAAACGAAGACGCTCGGTCCTCAACTGGAATTCCATCCAAATGAAggaatccagttccaaccgagtccacgaggaaaccgaacggtcaaatacCATTCAGTGACAAACGTAAATTTTCATATAGAATTTCATGCTTAGAATtatttatatcaattcatttctcaacatctatcttcatcatttcatacatccatatcatagtaaattttcatacttcatacaatcaaaacatatcaacaatcatacttcatatttcATTTAACAATCAAACGAGCATGCCAACATTCAAAAACGagaatttaaaaatcaaattatataaggttcccttacctctaatgtgaccgaacgttcacaggAAGGATTACTGATTCACCTCTACaaatccttctaccctcaacgctcaacaattctccaaaactaaaccaagtaaaacCAAAACACTATCAGAACTACTCATTTTTAGAAGagtgatcaacacatgaaaccagaacttggtttgcatgtccaGAAAACCACACGACTGAGTGAAGAggagaacttaccagctcagcttcacaaaccgatcggttcaatcGAAAGCTCTTAATACCGGAAGAGTGGAAATggtgcctgagtggtgatcAGAGGAACAAAAAGGTAAGAATTTGTAGAAAGAAGAATGAGATTGTTAGAGAGGAGGAGAGAATGGAAGTTTCAGAATTctggggaagaagggtgcatgcagaaagtggcgtgaaatttgaaaacttagagtttttcttccaccatcaaaaccgaacggctACTCAGCTGCTCACACCTGCCTTCCACCATCTGAGTGTCGGACCCCTTCTTGACACGTGTAATCCACTAAGACGGTTCTTGAGTGGATTTTAATGATCCTGACATTATgtttactaatttatttatttaatctaatGTATATTTGATAAAGTAACCTTAATTTAGGAATTGTTTTTACCTCAGACTTCAATTGTTTTATAACATGACATAGgatataatatagaaaaataagatGTTCTTTAAAAAGACAAGTTAAACTTATATGTCCTTTCATTAGGTGTAACATTTTAAAGagatatttttacttttcaaatggataatttaaattaagacaacttgtttaatatgtaacttgtaaaagatatatttttatttttcaaattgataatttaaattaagtaaacttgttcaatttctcttttcaaatttaattggagaaaataaatttttacattccATTGAATTTAACCCACCTCATTCCTAAGATAAGAAATACATTATGATATTAGCACCTTGTCCAGTAAATGAGCCATAAaggataaattaattttagttcaaactaataaaaagttaaggatattatgaagaaaaaaatacaaaaattaaatcaatttcatatcaattatttttaataatacatactaatttatattactataaaagagatacattttttttacctagaatatttatcctattttatcatcattatagtgtgtcaagagttatcctatttatcatgattatattgtgtctagggttaccctatttatcatgtacttctgtatcaatttattcttataaatagaagattgtgagagggatcaatcaagccctctagaattattttacagtttcaatcttaagttttaaataattattttttaaattaaaataattattttaccaattttactttttaagtcacattttttaaaattaatattttttattcaaacttgatattttttaaattaaaatatttttttctaataaaattctaaaaattatgtatgtttatttttataattgtaataattataattttattattattttatcataaaaaaataatgtgaaataTAATATACCTTTCATCTAAATAAGtttcatgttttttaaattttatttttcatatctttaaattatttttttcattttctttattttctacttttttttaaactaaaa harbors:
- the LOC108346398 gene encoding uncharacterized protein LOC108346398; this encodes MDEERIKVVVHHSGNFVSDDNGKLKFEGERAEWSCDPDLLSYFGIVASVKELGHMDIKELWYGLGGQSVHPDRLELLTDDRGVMHMLNIARLNDEVHLYVVHNMMEPEIIEMIDWVGGQVDDEGDVARQVEEVEVEVVRDGQLGTEMVEGEGDTHEGDVEVHTEVGTEMVEGEGDAQDGDGLDHTAVGRKMVEGEDDAHEGEGDGYEGDGEDHSDVGTKRVEGEGEGDGEDHSDGGTKMVEGEGEGDGQDHSDAHEDVEIHHVEEAEVHDVDDFELEDYGEDDDVEDSEGDAHQAETEDEDVDRSEGSLIDVSVHCDIGTSKGNVGEQASSALLESERSTDNEFIHDMCGLSDNEWLSEELFSGSDSEDNHVRTKIRFPTFSMPKTLVGYKWEVGTYFTEKNEFTDAIRTYALSNGRSLKFIKNDKKRISVKCLGGRGNCKWYAYCSFRTDVSAWQLRKVFDVHNCNRDFNVKLMNSKWLSQRMEKTVRENPTMKVMDIRDKVTRKWNVGISRNMAFRARAMARDKVEGSFKDQYRRLHDYGHELLKTNPGTIVQIKVDNSNGEVIFQRFYACLKACKDSFICCRPIIGLDGCFLKSKYGGELLTAVGIDGNDQMMPIAYAIVEVENKDSWTWFLEHLIEDLGGAAVCAGCTFISDQQKGLLPAIQDLLPGVEQRFCVRHLYSNFRKKFPGKNLKRLMWRAATATHPQQWETEMRNIRDINLDAFKYLLAIPPRFWSRSRFTSRSQCDTLVNNMCEVFNSVLVDSRSKPIISMLKDIRVYIMKRWAANRTKITSYQGSICPKVFNRFQKESWLTRYLLLRWSREKLFEVKHLSEFGQQFVVNVDNMDCTCRKWAITGIPCTHAITAMKFLNINAEEYIGHWFRKSTYEETYNTIINPINGQHVWDVTPYADILPPKKRTMPRRPKKKRRLEDWELKKNNSELRKGGQRKTCAIYKELGHNRKGCPQRPPTVEVPTAQSVQVTQPPATHVPISHQTTMPLSDE